A region of the Mycoavidus sp. HKI genome:
AATTAAAGGAGATATTGCTCAGGTTTTTCTTCGTTGAGTTGAATGCCATCACGGCGCGCTAGCGTAGATTTCGCCTATAATCAGGTGTTTCGCAACCTTCAAAAGCAATCTCGATACCATAGACCTTGCTCACATTCCCATGCCAGCCATAGAAATCCGTAACATTAAAAAGCGTTACAAAGCCCTCCAAGCGCTCAAAGGCATCAATTTGTCGATTGAGGAGGGTGAGTTTTTCGGTTTACTGGGCCCTAATGGGGCGGGTAAAACTACTCTAATTAGCATCCTCGCCGGCCTTGCACGCGCTGATGAAGGCGAAGCGCTGGTGCTCGGACACAATGTCGTGACTGACTTTCGTGCGGCGCGCCAGGTATTAGGCGTGGTACCGCAAGAATTAGTGTTCGATCCTTTTTTTACGGTGCGTGAAACGCTGCGTATCCAATCTGGCTATTACGGGCTTAAACGTAATGACGATTGGATCGATGAAGTCATGACTCACCTTGATTTAACTGAGAAGGCTGAGGTTAATACGCGCGCGTTGTCCGGTGGTATGAAGCGCCGCTTACTGGTGGCGCAGGCATTGGTGCATCGGCCGCCGGTGATCGTGTTAGATGAACCCACTGCAGGCGTGGATGTTGAGTTGCGCCAAGGGCTGTGGAAATTTATTGCGCGCTTAAATCGTGAAGGGCATACGATTGTATTAACCACGCATTACCTCGAAGAAGCGGAGCAATTGTGTGATCGCATCGCGATGCTTAGAAGGGGCGAGGTGGTGGCGCTAGATAGTAAGCAGGCAATGCTGCAACGCTTTTCTAGCGCTCAGCTGTTGCTGCGGTTGACCAAAGGTGTCTTGCCTGCAAATCTGCAGGCGTTGGCAACCGGACAACAGATAGACATTAATCAATATGCGCTACGACTTAGCTCTTATGCTGAAGTCGAGTCGATTCTTGCTCAGTGCCGTGCGGCAGAGTGTGAGATTGAAGAAATTAGCATCCGTAAAGCGGACCTTGAAGATGTGTTTATCCAAGTGATGAATGGTTCATCAGCGACTGAGAAAATTTGAGAGGAACGCGTGATGATTGGTTTTTATACTTTATTTTGTAAAGAAGTTTTGCGTTTTTGGAAGGTCAGCTTGCAAACGCTTACCGCGCCGGTTATTACGGCTTTTCTGTATTTGGTGATTTTTGGTCAAGCGTTGCAAAATCATGTGCAGGTATACCCAGGGGTGGGCTATAAGAGCTTTTTGATTCCCGGTTTGGTGATGATGAGCGTGCTACAAAACGCTTTTGCCAATAGCTCATCGTCGCTGATTCAATCGAGAGTGAGCGGTAACCTTGTGTTTATGTTGCTATCGCCGCTAGGTGCGCGGGAAATATTTAGTGCTTATGTGCTTGCTTCTACTGTGCGTGGCATGTGCGTGGGGCTCGGGGTATGGTTGGCAACGGCTTGGTTTGTGCCGATGAGTTTCGTCTCACCGCTTTATATCTTCGCGTTTGCGGTGCTGGGGGCTGCTACTCTTGGCACAATGGGGTTGGTGGCGGGTATTTACTCAGAAAAATTTGATCAATTGGCCGCGTTTCAGAGCTTTTTAATTGTTCCATTGACTTTTCTGGCAGGGGTATTCTATTCGACCGAGGCATTGCCGGATTTCTGGAAGCACGTATCTAGGCTGAATCCATTCTTTTATATGATTGATGGTTTTCGGTATGGTTTTTTTGGGGTGTCGGATATCGCACCACTTAAGAGTCTGGCAATTACTTTGGGCTTTTTTATTGCGCTTGCCGGCTTGGCGATGCGTATGTTGGTGAGCGGTTATAAGCTGCGCCATTAAGACGATAGGCGAAAAATAATGGATAAATTGCTGATTCAAGGCGGACAACGCTTGGTAGGTGAAGTTAACGTTTCGGGCGCTAAAAATGCGGCTTTGCCGATTTTGTGTGCAAGCTTATTGGGTGCCGGACAGCTTGATTTAGGTAATGTGCCGAATTTGCAGGATGTACGCACCATGATTGCCCTGCTTACGCAAATGGGGGTACGGGCCAAGGTGTCTGGCCAAGCCATGACTCTTGATGGTAGTTGCGTGGATCAGCCGTTGGCGCCTTATGAGCTAGTGAAGACCATGCGCGCTTCAATTTTGGTATTGGGGCCGCTGGTGGCGCGTTTGGGCGAGGCGCGGGTATCGTTGCCGGGCGGCTGCACGATTGGTGCGCGGCCGGTTGATCAGCATATCAAAGGCCTACAGTTGATGGGGGCGCAGATCGAACTTGAGCATGGCTATATTAATGCGCGCATCAAGCAAGGCACGCGGCTCAAAGGCAGTCGCATTACCTTTGATATGATCACGGTGACCGGTACAGAAAACCTGCTTATGGCAGCGACCCTGGCCGAAGGCGAAACGGTGCTGGAGAACGCGGCGCGTGAGCCGGAAGTGGCTGATTTAGCCCATCTCTTGGTTGCGATGGGTGCAAAAATCGATGGCATTGGCACCGATCAGCTGACGATTCAAGGGGTAGACCGGCTGCATGGCGCGTGTCACCAGGTGATTCCCGATCGGATTGAAGCGGGTACTTTCCTCTGTGCCGTCGCCGCAGCAGGTGGCGATATTATGCTGCGCAATATCGAACCCATGTTGTTGGATGCGGTGCTGAATAAATTGTGCGAGGCAGGTGTGCGGATCGAGTCAGGGTCTAATTGGATTCGCGCCACGATGAACCAGCGCCCGTCGGCAGTCAGTTTTCGTACTGCTGAATATCCTGCCTTTCCGACGGATATGCAGGCACAGTTTATGGCGCTTAATTGCATTGCTGTCGGTGCCGCTCAGATTGTCGAAACAATTTTTGAAAATCGCTTCATGCATGTGCAAGAGCTTAATCGGCTGGGGGCTAATGTCATGGCGGATGGTAATACTGCATTTGTTACCGGGGTTGAGCATCTGTCTGGCGCAACGGTCATGGCGACTGATCTGCGTGCCTCTGCAAGTCTTGCAATTGCCGGGCTGGTGGCCGAGGGCGAAACGCTCATTGAGCGTATCTATCACCTTGATCGTGGCTATGACCAGATGGAACAGAAGTTATCTGCTCTTGGTGCACGGGTAAGCCGTGTGCTGGAAACGGAAACGGCGCCGGCGGTGCATGCAGTGTCATAAACACTCGGTTAATGACGCAGCAACCTCAGCTGATCTCGGCACCGCTTACGCTGGCCTTATCTAAAGGCCGCATCTTCGATGAAACAGCCCTTTTTGGGCGGCGGCAGGCATTACAGTTGTGCGCTTTTTACCTCTGCGGTCGCACGCGATAACATTTTTGCCGCGCAATTTCACCCAGAAAAAAGTACAGCTGTAGAGCTACAGCTGTACTACAATTTTATCCATTGGAACCCATAACCTTATCTATTGAAGACTGCTATGTTGTTGATCCCAGCCATCGACCTAAAAGACGGTCAGTGCGTGCGTCTAAAGCAAGGCGATATGCAACAAACGACTGTATTTTCCACAGCGCCGGCAGAGATGGCCCGCCATTGGGTCAATCAAGGTGCGCGCCGTTTACATTTGGTTGATTTGAATGGCGCTGCCGCGGGCAAACCAAAGAATGAAGCGGCGATTCGGGCGATTATTGATGAAGTGGGTGAAGAGGTCCCGATTCAACTGGGCGGTGGAATCCGTGATCTTGGCACCATCGAACGTTATTTGGACAGTGGGCTATCGTATGTCATTATTGGCACAGCGGCGGTCAAAAATCCTGGCTTTTTACGTGAGGCATGTAGCGCATTTAATGGGCATATCATTGCTGGCCTTGACGCAAAAGCAGGCAAAGTGACTACCGATGGTTGGAGTAAACTCAGTGGTCATGAAGCGACCGATCTAGCGCGCAAATTTGAAGAATATGGCTGTGAAGCTTTGATTTATAAAGATATTGGCTGGGACGGCATGTTACAAGGAATTAATCTCGACGCCACGGTGCAGATCGCGCAGAAGGTCAAAATTCCAGTGATTGCTAGCGGTGGGTTAGCGAGCTTAGTCGATATTGAGGCACTGTGTGCGGTTGCAGATCAAGGCATTGACGGCGTAATTTGCGGCCGGGCAATCTATACGGGCGAGCTAGCTTTCGCCGCAGCGCAAAGTCGGGCGGATGAAATAAGAGGTTGATACTCTTGTGATGGCTTTACCCAAGCACGTTATTCCTTGTCTTGATATAAACGCTGGTCGTGTGGTCTTAAACCCCCAGAGAAAATCTCAAATGCCTAAAAGCGATGCTCTAACCTCTAATGATATCTTGCAGCGTTTAGCTGTTCTCGTCGATACTCGCAAAACAAGTGCCCCGGAGCAATCCTATATTGCTCGTCTTTTTCATCAAGGTGATGATGCGATTTTGAAAAAAATTGGTGAAGAGGCCACTGAAGTTGTGATGGCGGCAAAAGATGTACGACACGGAGATGCGCCTTCAAAGTTGATTGGCGAAGTGGCTGATTTATGGTTTCATTGTTTGGTGATGCTAGCGCATTTTGAGTTGAGTCCAGCGGCGGTGCTAGCCGAATTAGAGCGTCGTGAAGGGATCTCTGGGCTTGACGAAAAAGCGTTGCGTAAAGCGCTTGCGCGTGCTGAAAATGACGCATAGATTTCTATATTAAGTAACGCTTAAACGCTAACCGTTAATGATAAATTTTCGCACCACAAATTTGAGAACTTAGGGAAACTGAACCATGAGTAACGATCAATTTGGAAGTAGGCCAATATTGGCGGCCAGTGATGTGCTCTCGGTCGAGCAAGAACGCCGTTTACGGACCTTGACGCACGTTCTGTATGGACTGTATGCGCTGTCCTTGTTAATCGGCGTGAGCGCAGTGGTTGCTGTGATGATTAATTATGTGAAGCGCAGGGATGCAAGCGGAACCTTCTATGCTAGCCATTTTAGTTGGCAAATTTGCACTTTTTGGTGGTCTTTGGGATTGGGGGCGCTGAGTTTGTTATTTCAGGGCATATTTCTTGGCAAACTGATATTGTGGGGGACTGTACTTTGGGTGGCGTACCGGATTATTCGGGGTTGGCTCCATTTAAATGATCGTAAGCCAATATAAAATGCAATAAGATAGGACTCTTTCATCATCCATAGTGTTAAGCGAATATTATGAACCACGACGATTGTCTTTTTTGCAAGATTGCAGCCGGTAAAATACCGAGTAAAAAAGTGTATGAGGATGATGAGTTCTACGCCTTTCACGATATCCGGCCGGCCGCTCCTGTGCATGTGCTGGTGATTCCGCGTCAGCATATTGAGGCACTCTCTAATTGTGGCCTGCAAGAGGCACCGCTGCTTGGTAGAATGATGACGTTATTGCCGCGGCTCGCAGCGCAGCTTGGAGTTGACTATACTGGAGGTAACACAGGTTTTCGTACGGTGATTAATACCGGTCCGGGTGGCGGTCAAGAAGTGTATCACTTGCATGCGCATATTCTTGGTGGGCCTGGACCATGGTTGCGTATGGGGTGAATGCGCACATTGCGCATAGCATGTGTGACGTAAAAGGAAAATGATTATGTTTACAGGTTTAGGCAGTCCTTTGCATTGGTTGATTGTCCTTTTGATTGTTGCGCTTGTATTTGGCACTAAAAAGCTGCGCAACATTGGCAGTGATCTGGGTAGTGCAATTAAAGGCTTCAAAGACGGTATGCGTGAGGGTGAAGACGCTTCGCCTGAGCGCAAACAGCAAATAGTATCAGGCCTTGATACAACTCAGCCTGAGGCAAAAAATAAACCCCTAGAGCGCGATATATATTAATCCAATAAACCGGCTTCGTTTTTCATATGTTCGATCTCGGTTTGGCAAAGCTCGTACTGATTGGTGTGGTTGCACTGATTGTACTTGGCCCGCAACGTCTACCGCGTGTTGCACGCACGGCTGGAACCTTGCTTGGGCGGGCGCAACGCTATATAAGTGAGGTCAAAGCTGAGGTAAGCCGAGAGATTGAAGTCGAAGAGTTGCGGAAAATGCACGCTCAGTTTGAGCAAGCGGCGCAGCAGGGAGAGCAGTCTTTCTATGATGCGGTGAATCTATCCCCCGAAAAAAGTGCTACGGTAGACAGTACTTTACCATCGATTCGGCGGCCAGCAACTTTGCCTAAACGTAGCAATTGGCGCATTAAACAGTCGGTGCTGCCAGTCTGGTACAAGCGTACAGCCCGTAAGCGGGTGCATGTGCAGTCGGCGGCGGCGCGTATGGTGCGTTACAAACCGGCAAGCTTGCGCCGGTTTTTCTAAATATTTCCCCCTATCTATTGACCTTGGCGTGAACCATCCTCAATCCACTACAACAGGCGAAGACACGTTTATTTCCCATCTGGTCGAACTGCGCAGTCGGGTCATGCGGGCAGGGGCTGCCGTGCTCATTGTATTTATTGGGCTTATCTATTGGGCGCCGGATATTTTCCGGCTGTTGGCGCGCCCTTTACTGATCAATTTGCCTAAAGATGGCAAAATGATTGTGCTGGATGTCACGGGCTCGTTTTTTGTGCCGGTCAAGGTTACGCTGTTAGTCGCATTGGTGATTGCATTACCGTTTGTGCTCTACCAGTTATGGGCGTTTATTGCGCCTGGGCTTTATCAGCATGAGAAGAAGCTGATTGTGCCACTTGTCGGCAGTAGTTATGCACTATTTTTAAGCGGGATGGCGCTCGCTTATTTCTTGGTGTTTCCAGCAATTTTTCGAGTCATGGCGCATTACAATGAGCCGCTTGGCGTACAGATGGCAACCGATATCGACCATTATCTAAGTTTTGCGTTAACTCTGTTTCTAGCTTTTGGGATAGCATTTGAAGTGCCGATCGTGGTCGTGTTGCTAGTGCGCATGGGGGTGCTGACTTTGAGCAAGCTTAAGCAAATCAGGCCTTATATCATCGTTGGCGCTTTTATTATTGCAGCCGTTGTGACCCCGCCAGATGTGCTTTCGCAATTTTTGTTGGCGGTGCCACTGATTGTACTCTATGAAATAGGCTTGCTCGCTGCGCGACTATTGCTCAAAAAAGAAGAGAAGGTTAGTTAACTTCATCACTGCGTGACGTATTTTTAGGTGGCAGTGGACGTTTGCCAATTGTCACAATGATATCTAAAGGCTTGTTTTTACGCACAATATGTAATTTTGCCTCGGTGCCGGGTTTGATTTGTGCAATCACATCTAGCAATTCAGTCGTGTCATCGATATGAGTGCCATTGACGTCAACCAAAATATCGCCTGGGCGTATGCCGGCTTTATGGGCTGGGCCGCTTTGCAGCACGCCGGCAACGATGGCGCCAGATTTACCCTTTAGATCAAATGATTCGGCAATTTCTGGCGTAATATCCTGAGGTTCGATACCGATCCAACCGCGTGTAACAGCACCCGTGGTGATAATGCTTTCAAGTACGCTACGCGCGGTAGAAATTGGAATCGCAAAACCGATGCCTAATGAGCCGCCACTACGCGATGCCGAGTAAATAGCGGTATTAATGCCGAGTAAATTCCCTCTACTGTCAACTAATGCGCCGCCAGAATTGCCTGGATTAATCGGTGCATCGGTCTGAATGAAATTTTCAAAGGTATTAATGCCGAGATGGTTGCGCCCGAGCGCGCTAATAATGCCCATAGTGACGGTTTGACCAACCGCGAAAGGATTGCCGATAGCGAGCACGACATCGCCAATGCGCGCCTCTTCCATGCGGCCAAGCGTGATGGCCGGGAGATTAGGCAAATTGACCTTTAATACGGCAAGGTCGGTTTCTGGATCGGTGCCAATCACTTTTGCGGGTGCTTTGCGGCCATCTGCGAGGGCGATTTCGATTTCATCTGCGCCATCGACCACATGATCATTCGTTAGAATGTACCCTTCTGGGCTGACAATGACGCCTGAACCTAGCGTTGATTCGGGTTGCTCCCGTGGCCGCCGGCCACCATGATCGCCGAAGAAATAGCGAAAAAGTGGGTCTTCCATGCGGGGGTCCGGGGTGGGAGGGGTGTCTGCACTTGAAAATATATTCACCACCGCTGGCATGGCTTTTTGGGCAGCATCGGCATAAGACCATTCTGGCTTGCTGCGGATATGAGCCGCGGGTGCGGTTTCACGTAAGGCAACAATGGTTGAGCCCAACTGCTGGCCAAATTGTCCTTGCCTTTGTAGCCATTCAGGCTTTAATGTGGCGACAATAAACAAAAGCGCCAAGAGCAGGGTGACCGTTTGCGCGAAGAGGAGCCAGAAACGTTTAAGCATGGAAAGAGATTAGAGCTAATATGGATAATAATGAACTGAGATTGTACTTGAACCGGCTATTGGCCGCGGATTGTTTTCAAGATTACTGCCCCAATGGGTTGCAGGTTGAAGGGCGACGGCAAATCAACAAGCTTGTAACCGGCGTGACGGCTTCATTGGCTTTACTTGAGGCCGCACTTGCTTGGGGTGCAGATGCGATTTTGGTGCATCATGGTTTTTTCTGGAAAAACGAGGCATTACCTATCACGGGTTGGAAATACCGACGGCTACGCTTGCTGTTGGCGCATGATATTAATCTATTTGCGTATCATCTACCGCTCGATGCCCATCGTGATCTAGGCAACAATGCGCAATTGGGGGAACGCCTGGGTTGGGTTGTGGACGGGCGTTTCGGGGCCAATGAGTTAGGCTGGCTGGCGACTTTGCCGGCGCCGGTTACTTTAGACGCTATGGCGGCGCATGTAGCTCATCGATTAGGTCGCCAGCCACTGGCCTTAGGTGACGCGCACCATAAGGTGCGTCGTGTAGCGTGGTGCACAGGAGCTGCGCAGGGTTTGTTTAACGACGCCATTGAGGCCGGTGCCGATCTGTATCTGAGTGGCGAAATCTCCGAGGCCACGACTCATTTATCCCGCGAATGCGGCGTTGCCTATTTGGCTGCGGGTCATCACGCGACGGAGCGTTACGGAGTGCAGGCGCTAGGCGCGCATTTAGCGAATACTTTTGAGATCGAGCATTGCTTTATTGATATTGATAATCCGGTTTAAGCAAAGCCGCGCATATAAGTTTTAAGCCTGTGCCGTAACGTGGAATTTTTATTGGGAAAAGCAGATATTTAACGAGGCTGCCAGTGAAAATAAAAATTTTCCCACAGACTGGGCATGTTCTCGATTAGGCTGATTGGTATAATGAAAGAAGAAGCAGAAATACGGCCTAAAAAAATGGGAGTATGTTGATGCGAGACAAGCAAGGGAAAACGGTTAATAGTGAGCGCCGGCACTGGCTGATTGCGACTTCTGTCGCGGGTGGCATAGGAGGGGTAGCGACTTTATTGCCTTTTGCGGGGTCATTAGCCCCGTCAGAGCGTGCTAAGGCGGCTGGAGCACCGGTTGAAGCGGATATTAGTCACCTGCAAACGGGTGAAGTAATGACGGTTGCCTGGCGCGGCAAACCCGTATGGATTATCAATCGTAGCGATGAGATGTTGGCTGATGTAGACAAGGCTGACCATATGATTGCTGATCCTGATACCAAAAACCCTTTCTCGATGCCACTGCCCGATTACTGTAAAAACAAATATAGAGCGCGGGTTGAACATCCTCATATACTCGTTTTAATTGGTATCTGCACGCACTTGGGATGCTCGCCAGTGCCACGCTTTCAAACCGGACCGCAGCACAGCCTGCCCAACGATTGGCCGGGTGGTTGGTTATGTCCTTGTCACGGTTCCACTTTTGATCTTGCTGGCCGGGTTTTTAAAAACAAGCCCGCTCCTCAAAACCTGGATGTGCCTCCTTATATGTTTCTCTCATCCACCCGCATCGTAATTGGAAAAGACGAAAAAGGAGAAGCATAAATGACCCATCAGCATTCTAAACAACCCGCTGAATCTACCCTTGAGGCTCCAGTCGAAACCAACGGCGTATTAGCTTGGATTGATCGCCGTTTCCCATTATCGGTGTTTTGGAAGAATCATTTATCAGAATACTACGCACCCAAGAATTTTAACTTTTGGTATTTTTTCGGCTCGCTCGCCTTACTTGTGTTGGTGATCCAGATTGTAACTGGCATCTTTCTGACGATGAATTACAAACCGGAGGCCAATCTTGCATTTTCTTCGGTTGAGTACATCATGCGCGAAGTGCCATGGGGTTGGTTGATTCGCTATATGCACTCGACCGGCGCATCGATGTTTTTTGTGGTGCTTTATTTGCACATGTTTCGCGGGCTTTTATATGGCTCATATCGTAAGCCGCGCGAACTGGTTTGGATTTTGGGCTGTCTGATTTTTTTATGCTTGATGGCGGAAGCGTTTTTTGGCTACCTATTGCCGTGGGGTCAAATGTCGTATTGGGGGGCGCAAGTTATTGTCAACCTTTTTTCGGCTATTCCATTGATCGGTCCTGATCTGGCGCTGTGGATTCGAGGCGATTATGTGGTGAGCGATGTCACGCTAAATCGCTTCTTTGCTTTTCATGTGATTGCGATTCCATTGGTGTTGCTGCTGCTGGTTGCTCTGCATCTGATTGCATTGCACCAAGTTGGCTCGAATAACCCGGACGGCATTGAGATTAAAGATAAAAAAGATGAGCATGGCGTGCCGCTGGATGGGGTGCCGTTTCATCCATACTACACGGTGCACGATTTCATGAGTGTGTCGATTTTCTTGCTGATTTTTAGCGCGATTGTTTTCTTTGCGCCAGAGATGGGGGGATATTTTCTTGAGGCCAATAATTTTATTCCGGCTGATTCATTAAAAACGCCAACTGAAATCGCTCCAGTTTGGTATTTCACCGCATTTTATTCAATGCTGCGCGCCACCACGGACGACTTCAAGCTCGTTTTAATGATCGTGCTTGGCCTACTGGGTTTATTGGGCGTAGTGCGCGCGCGTACCCTTAAATATAGAGCCGTATCGGCGATTGGTATGGCGCTTGTGATTGCGGCAATGCGGGTAACAGAAGCGAAACTTTGGGGAGTGGTCATCATGGGAGGGGCGGTGATGACACTTTTCTTTTTACCCTGGCTAGACCGTAGCCCGGCAAAATCGATCCGATATCGGCCTTTTTTTCATAAAGTCTTATATACGATATTTGTCTTAGTGTTTTTAACACTGGCAGTGCTTGGCACTAAACCACCGTCCACAGTGGCTAACGTGATTTCGCAAATATGCACGTTGTTGTATTTTGCCTTTTTCTTTGGCATGCCATATTGGAGCCAGCGTGGTGTTTTTAAGCCAGTGCCGGACCGTGTCACTTTTTCACGTAAATCGTGAGTTGACAGTCAAGAAAGGCGGATTTAAATGAAAACACTGCTCTCAATATTGATCTTGGCTGCTGTTATAGTGACTTCAGCGGTGGCAAATGAGCAAACGGTCGCACTGGATCGAGCTCCTGATCGCACGCGGGACCTTGCAGCGCTGCAGCGCGGTGCTCGGCTCTTCGTGAACTATTGTTTAAATTGTCATAGTGCGAACCAAATGCGCTATAGTCGGCTGCGCGACATTGGTATTTCTGCGCAAGAGGTTGAAAGCAATCTGTTGTTTACCACTGACAAGGTTGGCAAGATGATGAATATTGCCATGCGCGTGGACGATGCTAAAGCATGGTTCGGCACAGATGCGCCGGACCTATCCTTGGAGGCCCGAGCGCGCGGGCGCGACTGGTTATATACCTACTTAAGAAGTTTTTACCGGGATGATACTCGGCCTACTGGCTGGAACAATTTGGTCTTTGAGAATGTTGCGATGCCTCATGTATTATGGCAGTTACAGGGACAACGTACGCTGCAAAGCGAAGGGGAGAGTAGTGCGGGGCACGATATCGGTCAAAAAAATATAGGCTACCGGCAACTTACACCGGGTACCTTGTCGCCAATGGATTATGATTCGGCAGTGGCTAATTTAGTCTCTTATTTGGTCTGGATGGCTGAACCTGTACAACAGCGGCGCAAACGGCTTGGGGTGTGGGTGATAGTGTTTTTGAGTGTGCTCAGTCTTTTCGCGTGGCGGTTGAATGTAAACTATTGGAAAGAAATTAAATAGACATTGTCTAAGCGGATTGCTATAAGGCTAAAGTGAATTGATAGCCTCTGCAAGCAGTCATAAGCGAGTTAAGTGGTTTTGACTTTTCGCAGGGGCGAAGAGTGAAGTGAATGGGCAGCAAGCAGTGCAGCCCTTTGGTTTTTTAAGGAAAGTAAAAAATGATGATTTTATATTCCGGCGCGACGTGCCCGTTTTCTCAGCGTTGCCGGGTGGTCCTATTTGAAAAAGGGATGGACTTTGAAATCCGAGATGTTGATCTTTTCAATAAACCGGAAGATATTGCAGTCATGAATCCATATGGTCAAGTGCCAATTTTAGTGGAGCGTGACCTGATTCTATACGAGTCAAATATCATTAACGAATATATTGATGAGCGGTTTCCTCATCCGCAGTTGATGCCCGCAGATCCAGCACAACGCGCGCGCGCTCGTCTTTTTCTGTTTAACTTTGAAAAAGAATTGTTTGTGCACGTCACTACGCTTGAATCGGCTAAAGGCCGCTCAACTGACAAGACCCATGAAAAAGCGCGTCATGCCATTCGCGATCGTTTAACTCAATTAGCGCCGATTTTTATTAAAAACAAATATATGCTGGGCGAAGAGTTTTCGATGTTGGACGTAGCTATTGCGCCATTGCTATGGCGCCTTGATTATTTTGGCATTGAACTTTCAAAGAATGCGGCGTCACTAATGAAGTACGCGGAGCGGATTTTTAGCCGTCCAGCCTTCATTGAAGCATTGACCCCTTCAGAAAAGGTCATGCGTCGTTAATCTGGTTTAAGGTGTATGCGATATAGCTGTATATGCATATAGCCCAGTGCGCTTTGCTTGTGGCAGGCGCACTGACCATCATTTCAAGGATGTCGAATGCAGCAAGTGATTTCAACCAAACCTTA
Encoded here:
- the tatA gene encoding Sec-independent protein translocase subunit TatA, producing MFTGLGSPLHWLIVLLIVALVFGTKKLRNIGSDLGSAIKGFKDGMREGEDASPERKQQIVSGLDTTQPEAKNKPLERDIY
- the murA gene encoding UDP-N-acetylglucosamine 1-carboxyvinyltransferase, with the translated sequence MDKLLIQGGQRLVGEVNVSGAKNAALPILCASLLGAGQLDLGNVPNLQDVRTMIALLTQMGVRAKVSGQAMTLDGSCVDQPLAPYELVKTMRASILVLGPLVARLGEARVSLPGGCTIGARPVDQHIKGLQLMGAQIELEHGYINARIKQGTRLKGSRITFDMITVTGTENLLMAATLAEGETVLENAAREPEVADLAHLLVAMGAKIDGIGTDQLTIQGVDRLHGACHQVIPDRIEAGTFLCAVAAAGGDIMLRNIEPMLLDAVLNKLCEAGVRIESGSNWIRATMNQRPSAVSFRTAEYPAFPTDMQAQFMALNCIAVGAAQIVETIFENRFMHVQELNRLGANVMADGNTAFVTGVEHLSGATVMATDLRASASLAIAGLVAEGETLIERIYHLDRGYDQMEQKLSALGARVSRVLETETAPAVHAVS
- the tatC gene encoding twin-arginine translocase subunit TatC, translating into MNHPQSTTTGEDTFISHLVELRSRVMRAGAAVLIVFIGLIYWAPDIFRLLARPLLINLPKDGKMIVLDVTGSFFVPVKVTLLVALVIALPFVLYQLWAFIAPGLYQHEKKLIVPLVGSSYALFLSGMALAYFLVFPAIFRVMAHYNEPLGVQMATDIDHYLSFALTLFLAFGIAFEVPIVVVLLVRMGVLTLSKLKQIRPYIIVGAFIIAAVVTPPDVLSQFLLAVPLIVLYEIGLLAARLLLKKEEKVS
- the tatB gene encoding Sec-independent protein translocase protein TatB: MFDLGLAKLVLIGVVALIVLGPQRLPRVARTAGTLLGRAQRYISEVKAEVSREIEVEELRKMHAQFEQAAQQGEQSFYDAVNLSPEKSATVDSTLPSIRRPATLPKRSNWRIKQSVLPVWYKRTARKRVHVQSAAARMVRYKPASLRRFF
- the hisA gene encoding 1-(5-phosphoribosyl)-5-[(5-phosphoribosylamino)methylideneamino]imidazole-4-carboxamide isomerase; translation: MLLIPAIDLKDGQCVRLKQGDMQQTTVFSTAPAEMARHWVNQGARRLHLVDLNGAAAGKPKNEAAIRAIIDEVGEEVPIQLGGGIRDLGTIERYLDSGLSYVIIGTAAVKNPGFLREACSAFNGHIIAGLDAKAGKVTTDGWSKLSGHEATDLARKFEEYGCEALIYKDIGWDGMLQGINLDATVQIAQKVKIPVIASGGLASLVDIEALCAVADQGIDGVICGRAIYTGELAFAAAQSRADEIRG
- a CDS encoding histidine triad nucleotide-binding protein, whose amino-acid sequence is MNHDDCLFCKIAAGKIPSKKVYEDDEFYAFHDIRPAAPVHVLVIPRQHIEALSNCGLQEAPLLGRMMTLLPRLAAQLGVDYTGGNTGFRTVINTGPGGGQEVYHLHAHILGGPGPWLRMG
- a CDS encoding ABC transporter permease, which gives rise to MIGFYTLFCKEVLRFWKVSLQTLTAPVITAFLYLVIFGQALQNHVQVYPGVGYKSFLIPGLVMMSVLQNAFANSSSSLIQSRVSGNLVFMLLSPLGAREIFSAYVLASTVRGMCVGLGVWLATAWFVPMSFVSPLYIFAFAVLGAATLGTMGLVAGIYSEKFDQLAAFQSFLIVPLTFLAGVFYSTEALPDFWKHVSRLNPFFYMIDGFRYGFFGVSDIAPLKSLAITLGFFIALAGLAMRMLVSGYKLRH
- a CDS encoding phosphoribosyl-ATP diphosphatase codes for the protein MPKSDALTSNDILQRLAVLVDTRKTSAPEQSYIARLFHQGDDAILKKIGEEATEVVMAAKDVRHGDAPSKLIGEVADLWFHCLVMLAHFELSPAAVLAELERREGISGLDEKALRKALARAENDA
- a CDS encoding ABC transporter ATP-binding protein, which codes for MPAIEIRNIKKRYKALQALKGINLSIEEGEFFGLLGPNGAGKTTLISILAGLARADEGEALVLGHNVVTDFRAARQVLGVVPQELVFDPFFTVRETLRIQSGYYGLKRNDDWIDEVMTHLDLTEKAEVNTRALSGGMKRRLLVAQALVHRPPVIVLDEPTAGVDVELRQGLWKFIARLNREGHTIVLTTHYLEEAEQLCDRIAMLRRGEVVALDSKQAMLQRFSSAQLLLRLTKGVLPANLQALATGQQIDINQYALRLSSYAEVESILAQCRAAECEIEEISIRKADLEDVFIQVMNGSSATEKI
- a CDS encoding Do family serine endopeptidase → MLKRFWLLFAQTVTLLLALLFIVATLKPEWLQRQGQFGQQLGSTIVALRETAPAAHIRSKPEWSYADAAQKAMPAVVNIFSSADTPPTPDPRMEDPLFRYFFGDHGGRRPREQPESTLGSGVIVSPEGYILTNDHVVDGADEIEIALADGRKAPAKVIGTDPETDLAVLKVNLPNLPAITLGRMEEARIGDVVLAIGNPFAVGQTVTMGIISALGRNHLGINTFENFIQTDAPINPGNSGGALVDSRGNLLGINTAIYSASRSGGSLGIGFAIPISTARSVLESIITTGAVTRGWIGIEPQDITPEIAESFDLKGKSGAIVAGVLQSGPAHKAGIRPGDILVDVNGTHIDDTTELLDVIAQIKPGTEAKLHIVRKNKPLDIIVTIGKRPLPPKNTSRSDEVN